TGGAGTTTAAGGAATCTCAGAGTTTAATTTGTTTAAAACAGACAACAGATAGGAAATATTCAATAAGTCAAATGagaattttcattcaagtcAATTATCCCAATAATCCTAAATGAATCATAACCCAAGAATACATTAATTGGGCAAATGGGGTCTAGAAGGTATATCAAAACTCTTTCTTAGTTTACAAAAGAAACTCTTCCATCTTTGAAAAATATAGAACATCTGTGTCCTTATGTTTATGTCTCATAAAtgaatcaaaaagaaaaatatattcaaaaatcaaaaccatcaATTTTACTTTCACACTTTTGGTAGgattcatcactgtcatgtagGGTGGCATTCAAGCAGCTTCTAATAATTAAACAAAGAAAGCACCACAAGCAAATTTGTATAATCTGGTAACTGAGTATTGGCATGATTTGAGAATTGTTGGAGCATAAGGGCATTTGGAGAGGATTCAAAAAGTCATAAAGGCTTCTTAACAGTTCCTGCTCCCCTTTTGTAGGGCCAGTGAGAACCAACTCAGCTCCAAAGGCGGCATGGTCAAAATCATCTCGTACCTTTTCAATGCAGCCATAAAAGCCATACTGATTCCCATGTTTCTTGATGTTGGCTTTTATCAGAGTTGTCTGTAAATGAATTTGACATAGTAGTTACACAAATCTGAAGCTGTAATGTATAAAATAAAGACAAAATTATCTGATTAAAGAGTTATAGGAGTAGGCTGCAATGAACCAACACATTTGTAGACCAACAGATGCCGTCTGCTTTTCTGTTAGACTGACCAAGTCAACTCACATAGGACAAGTTTGATGAAACTGTAAAGTATGAAGTTACCGCAGGGGCTTTTAGGGGAGAAGGGGAGAGGCAGCTGCATCGAGGAGGAGATAAGATTCCAAGAGCCGTCGTCCTTCATCTCTACAAAATGCCAATCTGCAAAGGATACCTCATTTTACCGAGAAGATTGCGACCTGCAAAGAAAGCCCACTGTATTTTGAAAACCGAGTTTCAGATTATCGAAATAGGGCGAAATAAGGCAAATCCTTGTAAGTATTGGCTGCCGGAAGGAAGGAGTAGACTCAGGTTTTGTGACTATCTCTGCTCCGATTTGTTGTtgttagtcttttttttttttttttggttgttgttaGTCGTTTAGTATATGGAGGAAATGTGAAATTGAAGGGAATAAGAAATTGCATCTGCCGATTTTGGGATTGAGCATGGAGTGGTTTGATTTCTGATATGGGAATCTGCATTCGattaattatgaaaatagtaTAGACATTATGCTTAATGATGAGATTCTGGGTTAGTCTCGATGTTAAGTGTTACATTACAAGTTCCTTGAATTGAGATTCTGGGTTATTTTGATATAACGCCGTGTCGTGTTAGATTCTACAATTTTCATATCGAATATAATAGTTTATGCCATGGATTTGATTAAGTTGTTCAAATTTGGTTGTGTTATTCATgcgtttgtttgattttgatgaaagaaTTTAGCTTTATGAAAACTTTGGTTATGTTAGTTGGCTTGGTGGTAGAATCAGTTTCATTGCATATGAGTGTGTTTTTGTATGATTCTGGTGGCTGTTTATCTGATGAACACTCTATTCTGGGTTTAATAGTGTTTTTGGTAGTCAGAAAAGTGTGAGTTTTATCTACAACTTATAGTTATCTATGAGCTTTAAAAAAGTTTCAGAAGAAAAGTTATCTTTCATACCTGTGTGTTTTGTTTAGTATGTTTCATTTTAGTATATGTCTGTGTGTTGGTTATGACCAGGCTGTGTATCTATTAAATTTATAGGGCTGCTCCAACTGCGCTGTCGAAGAGACATGCTGatggttcattgccaattgAAGATTTCAACATAGTACTTGAAAATCAGAGTGGGAAGAAAGTACAAATGGGATCGGAGACTGATCAGCGGTATGATTTAATCAGGGTTCAGTAATTTCTGTTCTCAAGTTAGATCCTTCTATGAGAAATTAAGGGGATGCAATTCCATTTTGAGTTTGAAGTAAGATTTGAAATGTTGTTTGACAGGGCAATCATGATGAGCCTGATGTTACATACCAATGCAAAGCAACTGATTAAAGCACAAAATTACAAAGATGCAATGGAAGTGCTCAGCATGGAGGAGGTTTGTTACTGGTGCCTTTTTGCAACGATAGTTTCGTTCATATGAAATTTGCAAGTTACTTGGCTTGTCCATGCTTGTTACAGTAGCTTATGTCTCCTAAACTCTGTGGTTtgtattttcttcctttttttcattcttgtaggAGGCTTTCTCTCTGCGATCCATCGGTTATTAAGGTGAGTGAGTTACTTTATTGTAGACATTGTGTTACTATGAAGTACATGTGGCTGTGTAACTTTGACAGTTAAACTATATCAATCTGCCTTTCACTTTGTTAGATTGGTTTCAATATGAGTGTATAACATTCGCCATGTTTTGTTTGCTTTTAGCTGGTCGATAATCCTTCTATACTGCAAATCGATATGGTTTGGTGTTATTTCATGCTTAGAGACATCAACTGGCTCTCAGTGGCAAGAATTCGCCTTGAGAAAGCCAGAGAAGGTCTTGAACGAGCTCATGGAAAGGACTCTTCTCGTGTTAGACTCCTTCAGGCAGGTCGTTATCCAGAGCGTGCACTGTGACTACTTCTACTACATATCTGAATGTTTGTCTACACTACGCAGGTCTACTTACTTTGTTGATTCTCATTATAGATATTTGATACTGGAGCTGCTGGAAGGGGTGGCGGCGTATCACCGTGGTCAGGTTGATAAGTCAATGAAGGTGTTGACTTCTGTACAAGAGTTGTTCACCCAGGTAATTGGAAAGGAGAAGGGCCATGTCATGCACTGAATGTTTGCCTCTCGTAGATAGGATTATGGAGGTCCAAACTTATAAAATGTACTTCAATTTACAGTCAAGTCTTCTCTTCGTACAAATGCAAAGTGCACaaattttgtttaaaaaaaaaagatggattTCCTTTTTCAAGTTTCCACAGAATTTATCAAGCACATTTTGCTGGTATTCTATGTCTCCCACTTTTCTGAGTGAAACCATTAGTTTCAACAAAATCCAATTAGCATGTATTTTTGGTTGTGGATTCCAGCTTCAGGTGCTGGATGAATCTCTTTCTCTTGTGATGATTATGGGCTTCAGAGAACGAGATACAAAAAGGGCACCGAGGATGAGCAATCAAGATGTTTCCATCAGCCCTGTATAGTCGTTAGTCATCCTAAGAGTTTCTTGACTTTGCAGGTTTGGAGCTTGCTGCTGAAGCACTATGAGGAAATGACAGTGGAGAAGGCATTCGATTTGACAAATCCACAGACCAATTCTTCCATACAGGTGACTTGAACATTTTTGTTTGAACACTATTTGAAGTTTATTTAGAGAATGAACActatcaaatttatttacttgcAGCAACACCTTGAATCGAGGAAAAGTAAACTACAGTGCCAAGCAGTAGATGCTTCAGTTGAAGCTTTTGTACGCATGGCCTTTGACAGATCATTAGGTACATAAAACAGATGTTATTATACTTGGTTTATGTTTGTGAGGCCAAATCGTGCTCACTCTGATGTTTACAACTTTGTGTTCAGCAGTCTTAGCTTTGCAGGGTGGAGGGACAATGGACCAAGCAATCTGTCCACTGCTCTCGGGACAGGCACCAAACACCACAGATGCAGCTAACCAATCTGAGGCAATTCCTGCAGTCAATGCTAACAACAATAGTCAATCTGATGTTGCAATTGACATTGCAAATTCTCTTGCGTCAATGCTTGATAATCAAAATGGTCAAGTTGGAGGTCCTTCAACGTCTAGTAATGCATCAGAGCGTGATTCAGAAATGGAAAGCCAACTTGCTGAAGAACTAGCACAAGGAGATGCTTTCACTGACTATGATATTGAAGTTACTAGACAAGGTGAAGTCATAAGTGAGTACTTAGCTCTACTGAATTCAGCGGGAACAAAGTGAATATCACTCTGCCAATAAGAATTGCGACTTTAACAACCATGCATGTACATGTATAATAACAATAGGTCAAGGATCTAGTTATGGTGATGGTGTTCCAGATGATCAATGTCTTTGATCCGGCATTTTCCCGACCGTTCCAAGACTAATATTGGTGCCATGTAGTTTATCTAACCCGCCTTTCACCATTTCTGGAATTATAAAAAAGCATATTTGCTGCTTTTAAGTAAATGCGGTATAAACATGGTATAAACATTCTGATTTACTAGTATCAATTCAGGATGTGATATCCATCTCGAAATATAAGGGCAACAATGTTAGAGGACAGTCAATGACTTGTGAAAGGTGCAAAAGAATACAAGATTACATGAGGTTGCCTATCATTAGCATTCacaaaattttctgaatttataAAATGTTATTTCTCAGATTCATCATTGGAATGAGATTCACTGTCTATGACCATAACTATCTGCTTAATTTTAGATTCTTCATCCTCAACTTGGGTTTCCTTGTAATCCTTGGGAAGTACATTACAATTAATGGTCTGCCATACCGGTCTCTCTGACTGGAATAATCTGTTGGTTGAAAGTAGCCATTAGATT
This portion of the Rosa chinensis cultivar Old Blush chromosome 1, RchiOBHm-V2, whole genome shotgun sequence genome encodes:
- the LOC112194135 gene encoding uncharacterized protein LOC112194135 isoform X2, whose translation is MERTLLVLDSFRQVVIQSVHCDYFYYISECLSTLRRSTYFVDSHYRYLILELLEGVAAYHRGQVDKSMKVLTSVQELFTQVWSLLLKHYEEMTVEKAFDLTNPQTNSSIQQHLESRKSKLQCQAVDASVEAFVRMAFDRSLVLALQGGGTMDQAICPLLSGQAPNTTDAANQSEAIPAVNANNNSQSDVAIDIANSLASMLDNQNGQVGGPSTSSNASERDSEMESQLAEELAQGDAFTDYDIEVTRQGEVISEYLALLNSAGTK
- the LOC112194135 gene encoding uncharacterized protein LOC112194135 isoform X3, with protein sequence MERTLLVLDSFRSTYFVDSHYRYLILELLEGVAAYHRGQVDKSMKVLTSVQELFTQVWSLLLKHYEEMTVEKAFDLTNPQTNSSIQQHLESRKSKLQCQAVDASVEAFVRMAFDRSLAVLALQGGGTMDQAICPLLSGQAPNTTDAANQSEAIPAVNANNNSQSDVAIDIANSLASMLDNQNGQVGGPSTSSNASERDSEMESQLAEELAQGDAFTDYDIEVTRQGEVISEYLALLNSAGTK
- the LOC112194135 gene encoding uncharacterized protein LOC112194135 isoform X1, which translates into the protein MERTLLVLDSFRQVVIQSVHCDYFYYISECLSTLRRSTYFVDSHYRYLILELLEGVAAYHRGQVDKSMKVLTSVQELFTQVWSLLLKHYEEMTVEKAFDLTNPQTNSSIQQHLESRKSKLQCQAVDASVEAFVRMAFDRSLAVLALQGGGTMDQAICPLLSGQAPNTTDAANQSEAIPAVNANNNSQSDVAIDIANSLASMLDNQNGQVGGPSTSSNASERDSEMESQLAEELAQGDAFTDYDIEVTRQGEVISEYLALLNSAGTK
- the LOC112194135 gene encoding uncharacterized protein LOC112194135 isoform X5; the encoded protein is MKVLTSVQELFTQVWSLLLKHYEEMTVEKAFDLTNPQTNSSIQQHLESRKSKLQCQAVDASVEAFVRMAFDRSLAVLALQGGGTMDQAICPLLSGQAPNTTDAANQSEAIPAVNANNNSQSDVAIDIANSLASMLDNQNGQVGGPSTSSNASERDSEMESQLAEELAQGDAFTDYDIEVTRQGEVISEYLALLNSAGTK
- the LOC112194135 gene encoding uncharacterized protein LOC112194135 isoform X4, encoding MERTLLVLDSFRYLILELLEGVAAYHRGQVDKSMKVLTSVQELFTQVWSLLLKHYEEMTVEKAFDLTNPQTNSSIQQHLESRKSKLQCQAVDASVEAFVRMAFDRSLAVLALQGGGTMDQAICPLLSGQAPNTTDAANQSEAIPAVNANNNSQSDVAIDIANSLASMLDNQNGQVGGPSTSSNASERDSEMESQLAEELAQGDAFTDYDIEVTRQGEVISEYLALLNSAGTK